The bacterium genome has a window encoding:
- the uvrB gene encoding excinuclease ABC subunit UvrB: protein MDNFKLISKFKPAGSQPEAIKQLVKNLEKGKKQQILLGITGSGKTFTMANVIEKVNRPVLVISHNKTLAAQLYSEFREFFPENKVRYFVSYYDYYQPEAYIPETDTYIEKDASINEDIDRLRLAATSAILSGRDVIVVASVSCIYPIGSPEDHKAMMLHLEKGQNTERKYILKRLIEIQYERNEFDFTRGKFRVRGNTIEIIPSYEEIGVRIGMVGNKIVKIEKFDPLTNKKLSDEEEIYIYPAKHFVTPRDKLTKAIESIKEELEICVDDFKKRGKLLEAERLEMRTKYDLEMLEELGYCHGIENYSRHLAGRLPGERPEVLLDYFPDDYLIFIDESHVTVPQIKGMYFGDKARKETLVQYGFRLPSALDNRPLKFDEFTKLANSVIYVSATPGKYELEKCGVNRLGEKSPLIVEQIIRPTGLIDPPIIVKETKTQIDDLIPRIKERIKKKQRVLVITISKHLAEEIADYLKEFDIKVMYLHYEIDTLERVEILKDLREGNFDVLVGINLLREGLDLPEVSLVAILDADKEGFLRSETSLIQIAGRAARSIDGEVVMYADRITDAMRGAIEETERRRKIQIEYNKKYNITPRSIEKPIYKSVSEILGGKNIREERKIAEKEEEYYGKDVFQTIKRLEKKMMGAAKKLDFEQAIYYRDKIKKLKEEK from the coding sequence ATGGATAATTTCAAACTCATATCAAAATTTAAACCTGCGGGAAGTCAACCAGAAGCAATAAAACAACTTGTTAAAAATTTAGAAAAAGGTAAAAAACAACAGATATTACTTGGGATTACAGGTAGTGGAAAAACATTTACAATGGCAAATGTAATAGAAAAAGTTAATCGCCCTGTTCTTGTAATTTCTCATAACAAAACACTTGCTGCCCAACTTTATAGTGAATTTAGAGAGTTTTTCCCCGAAAATAAGGTAAGGTATTTTGTTAGTTATTATGACTATTATCAGCCAGAAGCATATATTCCTGAAACAGATACTTATATTGAAAAAGACGCTTCAATAAATGAGGATATAGATAGATTACGGCTTGCTGCTACAAGTGCAATTTTATCAGGTAGAGATGTCATAGTTGTTGCAAGTGTTTCCTGTATTTACCCAATTGGCAGTCCCGAAGACCATAAAGCAATGATGCTTCATTTAGAAAAAGGGCAAAACACAGAAAGAAAATATATTTTGAAACGACTTATTGAAATTCAGTATGAAAGAAATGAGTTTGACTTCACAAGAGGTAAGTTTAGAGTAAGAGGAAATACAATTGAAATAATACCATCTTATGAAGAAATTGGAGTAAGAATTGGCATGGTAGGAAACAAAATTGTTAAAATTGAAAAATTTGACCCATTAACAAACAAAAAATTATCTGATGAAGAAGAAATTTATATTTATCCAGCAAAACATTTTGTTACACCAAGAGATAAACTCACAAAAGCAATAGAAAGTATAAAAGAGGAATTAGAAATATGTGTTGATGACTTTAAAAAAAGAGGAAAACTTCTTGAAGCAGAACGACTTGAAATGAGAACAAAATATGACCTTGAAATGCTTGAAGAATTAGGTTATTGTCATGGAATAGAAAATTATAGCCGTCATTTAGCAGGAAGATTACCAGGAGAAAGGCCTGAAGTTCTTCTTGACTATTTTCCTGATGACTATTTAATTTTTATTGACGAATCTCATGTTACCGTCCCCCAAATAAAAGGAATGTATTTTGGAGATAAAGCAAGGAAGGAAACACTTGTCCAATATGGGTTTCGTCTTCCTTCTGCACTTGATAACAGACCCTTAAAATTTGATGAATTTACAAAACTTGCCAATAGTGTAATTTATGTCTCGGCAACACCTGGAAAATATGAACTTGAAAAATGTGGAGTAAATAGACTTGGAGAAAAATCACCTCTAATTGTTGAACAAATTATAAGACCAACAGGACTTATTGACCCGCCAATAATTGTAAAAGAGACAAAAACACAGATAGACGACCTAATTCCAAGAATAAAAGAAAGAATAAAGAAAAAACAAAGAGTTCTTGTAATAACTATAAGTAAACATTTAGCAGAGGAAATTGCTGATTACTTAAAAGAATTTGATATAAAAGTTATGTATTTACATTATGAAATTGATACGCTTGAAAGAGTGGAAATTTTAAAGGATTTAAGAGAGGGGAATTTTGATGTTCTTGTTGGAATAAATTTATTAAGGGAAGGACTTGACCTACCTGAAGTTTCTCTTGTAGCAATACTTGATGCTGATAAAGAAGGGTTTTTAAGAAGTGAGACATCTTTAATTCAAATTGCAGGAAGAGCCGCAAGAAGTATTGATGGAGAGGTTGTAATGTATGCTGATAGAATAACAGATGCAATGAGAGGAGCAATTGAAGAAACAGAAAGGAGAAGGAAAATACAGATTGAATACAATAAAAAATATAACATAACACCTCGTTCAATTGAAAAACCAATCTATAAAAGTGTAAGTGAGATTCTTGGAGGGAAAAATATAAGAGAAGAAAGAAAAATAGCAGAAAAAGAAGAAGAATATTACGGAAAGGATGTTTTTCAGACAATAAAACGACTTGAAAAAAAGATGATGGGAGCAGCAAAAAAATTGGATTTTGAGCAGGCAATATATTACAGGGATAAAATAAAAAAACTAAAAGAAGAAAAATAA